The region CCGTCAACGATTCACCTTGCATGTAATCGGCAATCGCGCGGTCGTAGGACGCCGTGTGCTCGAACGCTTCGCCGGCGAGTTTACGCCGCTGAGCCAACGTCGATCCGCCTGATTCGATGGATTCAAGCAGGTCGCCGTATTGTTCTGAACTGGTACAGATCGCGACGTAGTGATGATTCTTGGCGGCGGCACGCACTAGGCTAGGGCCACCGATGTCGATCTGTTCGACGCATTCTTCGCGGGTGGCACCAGGGCGAGCGGCGGTTGCAGCGAACGGATACAGATTCACGACGACCAGGTCAAATGGGACCATGTCGTGCTCGTCCATGCTGTCGACGTGGTCGTCGCGGTCGCGGATGCCAAGGATGCCGCCGAAAATCTTGGGGTGCAGCGTTTTCACGCGGCCGTCCATCATTTCAGGGAATCCTGTGTAGTCGGCGACGTCTTCGACGCTGACGCCCGATTCCTCGAGATGCTTGCGTGTGCCACCAGTGCTGTAGATGGTGACGCCCGCGTTTTGGAGGCCAATGGCAAAATCGGCTAAGCCCATTTTGTCACTGACACTGATCAGGGCATTACGAACGGGAACGAGGTCTGGCACGGGTATTCAGCACGGGTTAGAGGGAGTGGCAACGGGATCGCAAAACCGGCGACGCAAACGTGGACGATTCGCCAATAGAAGACTGTCGCATCGGCCCGCGTGGCGGTCAACCCGGTCACAGGTCCCAGGTGGCAATCTCAAGCACTTCGGCCATCCGCTGCAACGGGGCAAAATGGTCACCCTGGATCGCTCGTAACCGGAATGCCGCCGACGTCATCCGGCTCCATCCCTGCATATCGGCCAAGTCGATCGCACGGTCATCGGTCCCGCAAATCGCGGTGATTGGGACCGCTAGCGTTTCGTCGCCTGGCGAGTGCACGTAGCTCTCAAAAATCGCCAAATCGTGTCTCAAGGCACGCACAAAAAAGCTCAGCGCGTCGGCATCGGCACGAATATTGTCAGGAATCCCGCCAAATAGCTCGTCGACGTCCTCGATCAATTCCGCATCGTCCAGCGTGTGAAGCGACTTGTGATAGCGAAGCCGCTCAGGGGATCGCGTCGAACAGATCACCAATCGATGAGGCGAAATTCCCAGACGCGTCAGCTGTTTGGTGACGCGGTACGCCACTGCCCCTCCGTAGCTGTGTCCGATGATCACCATTGGCGGCTGCTGATCAGCCGATTCGGTCTCGTAGGCGGCCGCGATTTGCGTCGCGAATTTTTGGGCGAGTTGTTCCAAATCGCCATCAAACGTCACGTCCAAGTCCTCTTCACGCTCGGGCAACCGCGGTGTCAGCAACCGCATCGGACGCGGCGGTGGGGCCGAACGGACGCGAAACGCTAGCGTGTTGGTCGTGCCGCCAGCGTGATTGAACCAGTAGACCGTCGGGCAACGGGCGTTGCCTGAGTTGGCATTGGCGTCCTCGGGTTGCGAAAGCACGCGGAAGCGAGCGGTAAATGGATTGGAGGAGGAGATTGTCATGTCAGAATTCCGGCGAAAGTTCGCGGCCAAATTTGCTCGTCATCCGATTTCATCCATGACTCAGTAGAGTCGATCCCGGTCAGTAGGAATCGTTCCCGGCTGGATTGGGACTCGTTGCCTCGTCCACTACCGGGGAAGGGACTCGTTGCCTCGTCCACTACGGGAGAGTGGGGCTGGTCGAACTCGTCCATTGCGGGAAGCGGTGTTTTAGGCGGTGGCCTGTAAACGCACCGGGATCCCGGCGTCTCGCATCGCTTGCTTGGTTTCCTCGATCGTGAATTGGCCAAAGTGGAAAATGCTGGCGGCCAGCACCGCGTCGGCTTTGCCTAGTTTAATTGCATCAATCAAGTGTTGG is a window of Novipirellula caenicola DNA encoding:
- a CDS encoding thioesterase II family protein; this encodes MTISSSNPFTARFRVLSQPEDANANSGNARCPTVYWFNHAGGTTNTLAFRVRSAPPPRPMRLLTPRLPEREEDLDVTFDGDLEQLAQKFATQIAAAYETESADQQPPMVIIGHSYGGAVAYRVTKQLTRLGISPHRLVICSTRSPERLRYHKSLHTLDDAELIEDVDELFGGIPDNIRADADALSFFVRALRHDLAIFESYVHSPGDETLAVPITAICGTDDRAIDLADMQGWSRMTSAAFRLRAIQGDHFAPLQRMAEVLEIATWDL